From the genome of Hymenobacter sp. APR13, one region includes:
- a CDS encoding efflux RND transporter permease subunit, translated as MAQHFTPTPLHVSSCTGLIMVVDIIGENAIFTLQPFSDNRAEGNPVDQAIGYAIVARLRPKLMTALAAISALLTLAIAVIGGYCWPCPCF; from the coding sequence CTGGCGCAGCACTTCACCCCCACTCCCCTCCATGTAAGCTCGTGCACCGGCCTGATTATGGTGGTGGACATCATCGGGGAGAATGCAATCTTCACGCTGCAGCCATTTTCTGACAACCGCGCCGAGGGTAACCCCGTGGACCAGGCCATCGGCTACGCTATTGTCGCCCGCCTGCGGCCTAAGCTGATGACCGCGCTGGCCGCTATTTCTGCCTTACTGACCCTGGCCATTGCCGTTATTGGGGGCTACTGCTGGCCCTGCCCCTGCTTTTAG
- a CDS encoding phosphatase PAP2 family protein: MRIASSCRAVFAAIVLSLSMPAYAQIPQNPPTPAADSLHKFEVPAAAAPPASKPWYKGKLVKASIVPALLIGYGAYTFNGGGFYTNQQANRDIHKLFPTYRTRLDDILIFAPYAELGLVALSGVESRDDRLNTLLVIGKSELFMLASVFAVKNLTRETRPDGSDNLSFPSGHTAQAFLAASIVHTEFRDKSQWYGIGAYTIATSVAALRMINNKHWQSDVVAGAGFGILSAHLGYLTHRNRWGRQPRLVGLNVAPAYFGGGTSGLTLSWRAH; this comes from the coding sequence ATGCGTATTGCATCGTCTTGCCGCGCCGTTTTCGCGGCGATAGTTCTGAGCCTGTCCATGCCGGCCTACGCCCAGATTCCCCAGAATCCGCCCACGCCGGCCGCGGACTCACTGCACAAATTCGAGGTGCCCGCGGCGGCGGCACCACCAGCTTCCAAACCCTGGTACAAGGGCAAACTGGTGAAGGCCAGCATTGTGCCCGCGCTGCTTATCGGCTACGGGGCCTATACCTTCAACGGGGGAGGCTTTTACACTAATCAGCAAGCCAACCGCGACATTCACAAGCTGTTTCCCACCTACCGTACGCGGCTGGACGACATCTTGATTTTTGCCCCCTATGCCGAGCTGGGATTGGTAGCCCTCTCGGGAGTAGAGTCACGCGACGACCGGCTGAACACCCTGCTGGTTATCGGCAAGTCGGAGTTATTCATGCTGGCATCCGTATTCGCGGTCAAAAACCTAACTCGGGAAACCCGCCCCGACGGTTCTGATAACCTTTCCTTCCCGTCAGGGCATACGGCCCAGGCGTTCTTGGCCGCTAGCATCGTGCACACGGAGTTCCGCGACAAAAGCCAGTGGTATGGCATTGGTGCTTATACTATCGCTACCAGCGTAGCGGCCCTGCGCATGATCAACAACAAGCACTGGCAGAGCGACGTGGTGGCGGGCGCGGGCTTCGGTATTCTCTCCGCACACCTGGGCTATCTTACCCACCGCAACCGCTGGGGCCGGCAGCCGCGCCTGGTAGGCCTGAACGTGGCTCCGGCCTATTTTGGCGGTGGCACATCCGGCCTGACGCTGAGCTGGCGCGCTCATTAA